A DNA window from Actinomadura coerulea contains the following coding sequences:
- a CDS encoding glycosyltransferase produces MATPRDVFIVCNNADDMGGLQRWAHHMARLLAGRGDRVTLVGISRGLEPYHHGRDGSYAVEVLHGEWGPPALAWRPRRALQRLDPAARARDLWRTAAQRRGAARLSELFAAARPGAVVIVAQVWAMEWVRLADTSGLRVVAMSHESYQATRASSRYRRVKEHYARADRMLVLTAEDADAWARDGMTNADHIPNALHVTPGVRPTLDLPVVACVGRLAYEKGVDLLLEAWERVAGRHPGWRLHVYGGGPDEQDLRARADAAGLSGSVEFRGVVSDVEEALVEASVFALPSRAEGFPMSVLEAMAYGLPTVAFDCAPGVRALIEDGRDGLLAPPGDVTAFAAALGRLIEEPELRRLLGSGARASVSRFRPDAVLARWDRLFDLLHRGVAAAPAPAPVRAAAPAAPPVAGRVAAREAEPALGGDSF; encoded by the coding sequence ATGGCCACGCCGCGTGACGTCTTCATCGTGTGCAACAACGCCGACGACATGGGCGGCCTCCAGCGGTGGGCGCACCACATGGCGCGGCTGCTGGCCGGGCGCGGCGACCGCGTCACCCTCGTCGGGATCAGTCGCGGGCTGGAGCCGTACCACCACGGCCGCGACGGCTCCTACGCCGTCGAGGTGCTGCACGGGGAGTGGGGCCCGCCCGCGTTGGCGTGGCGCCCGCGCAGGGCTCTGCAGCGGCTCGACCCGGCGGCGCGGGCCCGCGACCTGTGGCGGACGGCCGCCCAGCGGCGCGGCGCCGCGCGCCTGTCGGAGCTGTTCGCCGCCGCGAGACCGGGGGCCGTCGTCATCGTGGCGCAGGTGTGGGCGATGGAGTGGGTGCGGCTCGCCGACACCTCCGGGCTGCGCGTCGTGGCCATGAGCCACGAGTCCTACCAGGCGACCCGCGCGTCCTCGCGGTACCGGCGGGTCAAGGAGCACTACGCCCGCGCGGACCGGATGCTGGTGCTCACCGCCGAGGACGCCGACGCCTGGGCCAGGGACGGCATGACCAACGCCGACCACATTCCGAACGCGCTGCACGTCACGCCCGGCGTGCGTCCCACGCTCGACCTGCCCGTCGTCGCCTGCGTAGGCCGCCTGGCCTACGAGAAGGGCGTGGACCTGCTGCTGGAGGCGTGGGAGCGCGTCGCCGGACGGCATCCGGGGTGGCGGCTGCACGTCTACGGCGGCGGTCCGGACGAGCAGGACCTGCGGGCGCGGGCGGACGCCGCCGGGCTGTCGGGCTCCGTCGAGTTCCGGGGCGTGGTGTCCGACGTCGAGGAGGCGCTCGTCGAGGCGTCGGTGTTCGCCCTGCCGTCGCGGGCCGAAGGCTTCCCGATGTCGGTGCTGGAGGCCATGGCGTACGGGCTGCCCACGGTGGCGTTCGACTGCGCGCCGGGCGTCCGGGCGCTCATCGAGGACGGCAGGGACGGTCTGCTGGCCCCACCGGGCGACGTCACCGCGTTCGCCGCCGCGCTCGGCCGGCTGATCGAGGAACCGGAGCTGCGCCGGTTGCTCGGGTCCGGGGCGCGTGCCTCGGTTTCGCGGTTCCGCCCGGACGCCGTCCTCGCCCGGTGGGACCGCCTGTTCGACCTGCTCCACCGGGGGGTGGCGGCCGCGCCGGCCCCCGCGCCGGTCCGGGCCGCGGCGCCCGCCGCGCCCCCCGTCGCGGGGCGGGTGGCCGCGCGGGAGGCCGAACCCGCCCTGGGGGGTGATTCTTTCTAA
- a CDS encoding acyl-CoA dehydrogenase family protein, with translation MKQNESPADRAFRAEVRDWLQSNLSGEFAHARGLGGPGREHEAFEERLAWERHMAAAGWTCVGWPREYGGRGATVEQQVIFHEEYALADGPARVNHIGENLLGPTIIAFGTDEQRARFLPPIVAARELWCQGYSEPNAGSDLANVQTRAALAGDHWLVDGQKVWTSLALEADWCFVVCRTEPGSSRHKGLSYLLVPMRQDGVDIRPIVQLTGTSEFNEVFFDGARTDARNIVGAPGEGWKIAMATLGFERGVATLGQQVGFRREFEGVADLARRTGAIDDPLLRDRLTRSYMGLEIMRLNAVRTMAGVASGAPGPESSISKLVWGTWHRELGELAMDVLGAAGLVADGAPGAGPDGGTAQPRPYDLNDWQRLFLFSRSDTIYAGSNEIQRNIIAERVLGLPREPAADRKARG, from the coding sequence GTGAAGCAGAACGAGTCCCCCGCGGACCGGGCCTTCCGCGCCGAGGTCCGCGACTGGCTCCAGAGCAACCTGTCGGGCGAGTTCGCGCACGCCCGCGGGCTCGGCGGCCCCGGCCGCGAGCACGAGGCCTTCGAGGAGCGCCTGGCCTGGGAGCGGCACATGGCCGCCGCCGGCTGGACCTGCGTCGGCTGGCCCCGCGAGTACGGCGGACGCGGCGCCACCGTCGAGCAGCAGGTGATCTTCCACGAGGAGTACGCGCTCGCCGACGGGCCCGCCCGGGTCAACCACATCGGCGAGAACCTGCTCGGACCCACGATCATCGCCTTCGGCACCGACGAGCAGCGCGCCCGCTTCCTGCCGCCGATCGTGGCGGCGCGGGAGCTGTGGTGCCAGGGGTACTCCGAGCCGAACGCGGGCTCCGACCTCGCCAACGTGCAGACCCGCGCCGCCCTCGCCGGGGACCACTGGCTGGTCGACGGGCAGAAGGTCTGGACGTCGCTGGCCCTCGAAGCCGACTGGTGCTTCGTCGTGTGCCGCACCGAGCCGGGGTCGTCCCGCCACAAGGGCCTGTCGTACCTGCTCGTCCCGATGCGGCAGGACGGCGTGGACATCCGGCCGATCGTCCAGCTCACCGGCACCTCCGAGTTCAACGAGGTGTTCTTCGACGGCGCCCGCACCGACGCGCGCAACATCGTCGGCGCGCCCGGCGAGGGCTGGAAGATCGCGATGGCGACGCTCGGGTTCGAGCGCGGCGTCGCGACGCTCGGCCAGCAGGTGGGGTTCCGGCGCGAGTTCGAGGGCGTCGCCGACCTCGCCCGCCGCACCGGCGCCATCGACGACCCCCTGCTGCGCGACCGGCTGACCCGGTCCTACATGGGCCTGGAGATCATGCGGCTGAACGCCGTGCGCACCATGGCGGGCGTCGCGTCGGGCGCGCCCGGCCCCGAGTCGTCGATCTCCAAGCTCGTCTGGGGCACCTGGCACCGCGAACTCGGCGAGCTCGCCATGGACGTCCTCGGCGCCGCCGGCCTCGTCGCCGACGGGGCCCCGGGCGCCGGCCCCGACGGCGGGACCGCGCAGCCGCGGCCCTACGACCTGAACGACTGGCAGCGGCTGTTCCTGTTCTCCCGCTCCGACACGATCTACGCCGGGTCGAACGAGATCCAGCGCAACATCATCGCCGAGCGCGTGCTCGGACTGCCCCGTGAACCGGCCGCCGACAGGAAGGCACGCGGATGA